The Sorangiineae bacterium MSr11954 DNA segment TCCCGGCATGCAGTACGACTCGACCATCAACCGCTGGCACACCTGCTCGAACACCTCCCGCATCAACGCGAGCAACCCGTGCTCCGAGTACATGTTCCTCGACGACTCGGCGTGCAACCTCGCCTCGGTGAACCTCATCAAGTTCCTGCGCGAGGACGGCAGCTTCGACATCGAAGGCTACCGCCACGCCTGCCGCATCTTCTTCGTCGCGCAGGAGATCCTGGTCGACCTGTCGAGCTACCCCACCAAGCGCATCGCGCAGAACAGCCACGACTATCGCCCGCTCGGCCTCGGCTACGCCAACCTCGGCTCGTTGCTCATGCAGCTCGGCGTCCCGTACGACAGCGACCAAGGGCGCGCGATCGCCGCGGCGCTCACCGCCATCATGTGCGGCCATGCGTACAAGGCGAGCGCGGAGATGGCCAAGAGCAAGGGCGCGTTCGTGGGCTTCGCCAAGAACCGCGAGCCGATGCTGCGCGTGATGAACATGCATCGCGACGCCGCGTACTCCATCTCGCGCGACGACTGCTGGCTCCCCGGTGAGCAATCGGGCAAGAACGGCGAGTCGGGCTCGCAGACAGGCGCGCACACCGGCTCGCTTTATCGCGCCGCGTGCGAAGATTGGGATGAGGCCGTGCGCCTCGGCGAGATGTACGGCTACCGCAACGCTCAGTCGACCGTGCTGGCACCCACGGGGACCATCGGCCTCTTGATGGACTGCGACACCACGGGGATCGAGCCGGACTTCGCGCTGGTGAAGTTCAAGAAGCTGGCGGGCGGCGGTTACTTCAAGATCGTCAACCAGTCCGTGCCTGCAGCGCTGGCGCGGCTCGGTTATGCGCCCGCGGAGGTGCAGGAGATCGTCGCCTACGTGAGCGGAACGAACACGCTCTTGGCGGCGCCCCACATCAACCGGCGCACCTTGAAGGAGAAGGGCTTCACCGACGAAGACCTCACCAAGGTGGAGACGGCGCTCCCGGGCGTGTTCGATCTCGACTCGGCCTTTGCGCCGTGGGTCCTCGGCGAGGCCGCGCACACGCGCCTGTCCGGCGGGACCAAGGGATCGCTGCTCGAGAAGCTCGGCTTCGGCAAGGCGGAGATTGCAGAGGCGGGCGATGTGATCATCGGGCGGATGACCATCGAGGGCGCGCCCCACCTCAAGGCCGCACACTACGCGGTGTTCGACTGCGCCAACCGCTGCGGCAAGACGGGGCAGCGCTACCTCGCCCCAATGAGCCACGTCAAGATGATGGCCGCCACCCAGCCGTTCTTGAGCGGCGCCATCTCGAAGACGGTGAACCTGCCCAACGATGCGACGATCGACGACGTCGCCAAGCTGTACGAAGAAGGCTGGCGTCTGGGGCTCAAGGCCGTCGCGCTCTACCGCGATGGATGCAAAGCGTCGCAGCCGCTCTCCAGCTCCGGCGAGTCGAAGTCCGACAAGGTGGAGTCCAAGGCAGATGCCAAGAGCACATCGAATGTGCCCGCCACGGGCATCGAGCGCCTGGATCCTTTGCCGTCCACCGCAGACCAAGGGCCGCAACTGACGCTTGCCCTGACCCCCAAGGGCACGCGCGAATATGGTGTGCGGATTCGCTTGCCGAAGAAGCGCCGAGGCTTCACACAAGAAGCACGGGTTGGCGGACACAAGATCTTCCTCCGAACCGGCGAATACGAAGATGGGCGCTTGGGTGAGATCTTCATCGATATGCACAAGGAGGGCGCGGCCTTCCGCTCACTCATGAACTGCTTCGCCATGAGCGTCTCGGTCGGCCTCCAGTACGGTGTGCCGCTGGAGACCTATATCGACCAGTTCACGTTCACCCGCTTCGAGCCGCAGGGCGTCGTCGAAGGACACCC contains these protein-coding regions:
- a CDS encoding vitamin B12-dependent ribonucleotide reductase, yielding MAESDFGKVSNGRNHTMTSKQTKKAPATPKAIASSSQAITPKTAATVPAHARTQDEVPVQRFYTKAGIDPLDQVTYERRSSTISNPDGSVVFKMEGAEVPAGWSQLATDIVISKYFRKAGLQSGSSPSKTNGVGLGEGERSVRQVVYRIAHTIRTTAEAFGGYFASTEAADTFEAELSYLLVNQYGAFNSPVWFNCGLYHQYGIEGSGGNWAWNPEAEESELAADGTSTTEVVETANAYGRPQCSACFIQSVQDDLMGIYELVKSEARLFKYGSGTGTNFSAIRGKQEKLSGGGTSSGLMSFLEVFDRAAGATKSGGTTRRAAKMVCLDVDHPEIVDFIEWKMREEKKAHALIRAGYSSDFNGDAYHTISGQNSNNSVRVTDEFMKAVLAGGKWHTRMRLTGNVCETFEAKDLWRKIAEAAWGCADPGMQYDSTINRWHTCSNTSRINASNPCSEYMFLDDSACNLASVNLIKFLREDGSFDIEGYRHACRIFFVAQEILVDLSSYPTKRIAQNSHDYRPLGLGYANLGSLLMQLGVPYDSDQGRAIAAALTAIMCGHAYKASAEMAKSKGAFVGFAKNREPMLRVMNMHRDAAYSISRDDCWLPGEQSGKNGESGSQTGAHTGSLYRAACEDWDEAVRLGEMYGYRNAQSTVLAPTGTIGLLMDCDTTGIEPDFALVKFKKLAGGGYFKIVNQSVPAALARLGYAPAEVQEIVAYVSGTNTLLAAPHINRRTLKEKGFTDEDLTKVETALPGVFDLDSAFAPWVLGEAAHTRLSGGTKGSLLEKLGFGKAEIAEAGDVIIGRMTIEGAPHLKAAHYAVFDCANRCGKTGQRYLAPMSHVKMMAATQPFLSGAISKTVNLPNDATIDDVAKLYEEGWRLGLKAVALYRDGCKASQPLSSSGESKSDKVESKADAKSTSNVPATGIERLDPLPSTADQGPQLTLALTPKGTREYGVRIRLPKKRRGFTQEARVGGHKIFLRTGEYEDGRLGEIFIDMHKEGAAFRSLMNCFAMSVSVGLQYGVPLETYIDQFTFTRFEPQGVVEGHPNVKLATSIVDYLFRVLGVEYKQRYDLAHVKPEEGNPTLAAADVRNTVPTHANASIAPTKEATARSAAIPNSGGTLEQPGSASLVSVSGDGAQAGSSLSAHLDAMMGDAPVCDVCGHITVRNGACYKCLNCGNSMGCS